The following are encoded in a window of Thunnus albacares chromosome 9, fThuAlb1.1, whole genome shotgun sequence genomic DNA:
- the LOC122988721 gene encoding fibronectin type III domain-containing protein 9 codes for MGIVVYNISTTSARVSWPSFPGCLDTFYSVMYDPNWNSLLMGYKRKTFMHEERIPVSQTSTHLANLLPQTAYFLCVTCQAANPVRDQCQVFSTLTESSEGHDRAGWELAMGVWLTCCILLLLIAGILLWGCLHNICSIPSQAANSCPVVANAARQDTSGSRHLYTARGSSNNSAKHAAVIQTPLLSAQTTGHIITQDHELRTLAKLSGSEPV; via the coding sequence atGGGTATTGTGGTCTACAACATCTCCACCACCTCCGCTAGAGTGAGCTGGCCGTCCTTCCCCGGCTGCCTGGACACTTTCTACAGCGTCATGTACGACCCCAACTGGAACAGCCTGCTGATGGGCTACAAGCGCAAAACTTTCATGCACGAGGAACGCATCCCCGTCAGTCAGACCAGCACGCATCTGGCCAACCTCCTCCCACAGACCGCCTACTTCTTGTGCGTGACGTGTCAGGCCGCCAATCCTGTTCGCGACCAATGCCAGGTGTTCAGCACTCTGACCGAGAGCAGTGAAGGCCACGACAGGGCCGGCTGGGAGCTCGCCATGGGTGTCTGGCTGACCTGCTGCATCTTGCTCCTGCTCATTGCCGGCATCCTGTTGTGGGGATGTCTCCACAACATCTGCTCCATCCCCAGCCAGGCCGCCAACAGCTGCCCTGTGGTGGCCAACGCAGCCCGCCAAGACACCTCTGGATCCAGACACCTCTACACTGCCAGAGGAAGTAGCAACAACAGCGCCAAACATGCTGCCGTCATACAAACCCCGCTCCTTTCAGCTCAGACCACTGGCCACATAATTACCCAGGACCATGAGCTGAGAACACTTGCTAAGCTGTCTGGCAGCGAGCCAGTATGA